The following proteins are encoded in a genomic region of Triticum dicoccoides isolate Atlit2015 ecotype Zavitan chromosome 1B, WEW_v2.0, whole genome shotgun sequence:
- the LOC119338670 gene encoding branched-chain amino acid aminotransferase 2, chloroplastic-like, producing MDCGTASHGTLLAAAPLAGRRPRLLPLSPPPSTPSIQIRNRLYSMSLLPLRKARCMGRREASLASNYTQTSEFADLDWENLGFGLVQTDYMYTTKCGPDGNFDKGGMVPFGPIEMNPASGVLNYGQGLFEGLKAYRKTDGSILLFRPMENAMRMQTGAERMCMPAPPVEQFVDAVKQTVLANKRWVPPTGKGSLYIRPLLVGSGAVLGLAPAPEYTFLIFASPVGNYFKEGLAPINLIVEDKFHRATPGGTGGVKTIGNYASVLMAQKIAKEKGYSDVLYLDAVEKKYLEEVSSCNIFVVKGNVISTPAIKGTILPGITRKSIIDVALSKGFQVEERLVSVDELLDADEVFCTGTAVVVSPVGSITYQGKRIEYAGNQGVGAVSRQLYTSLTSVQMGQVEDPMGWTVQLN from the exons ATGGATTGCGGCACAGCCTCGCATGGCACCCTGCTCGCCGCCGCGCCGCTCGCCGGCCGGCGGCCCCGGCTGCTgcccctctcgccgccgccgtcgacgccgTCTATTCAG ATTCGGAATCGACTTTATTCGATGTCACTGCTTCCGCTTCGAAAGGCCCGATGCATGGGAAGACGCGAGGCTTCTCTAGCAAGTAACTACAC GCAGACATCGGAGTTTGCTGATTTGGATTGGGAGAACCTTGGTTTTGGACTCGTGCAAACTGACTATATGTATACTACAAAATGCGGGCCAGATGGGAACTTTGACAAGGGTGGGATGGTGCCGTTTGGGCCGATAGAAATGAACCCAGCATCCGGAGTCCTGAATTATGGACAG GGATTGTTCGAAGGCCTAAAGGCGTATAGAAAAACTGATGGCTCCATCCTGTTGTTTCGCCCAATGGAAAATGCAATGAGGATGCAAACTGGTGCCGAGAGGATGTGCATGCCTGCACCTCCTGTTGAGCAATTTGTGGATGCAGTAAAACAAACCGTTTTAGCAAACAAGAGATGG GTGCCTCCTACCGGTAAAGGTTCTTTGTACATTAGGCCACTACTTGTGGGAAGTGGGGCTGTTCTTGGTCTAGCACCTGCTCCTGAGTACACATTCCTTATTTTTGCCTCCCCTGTTGGGAACTACTTCAAG GAAGGATTAGCGCCAATAAATTTGATAGTTGAAGACAAGTTTCATCGGGCCACCCCTGGTGGAACTGGAGGTGTTAAGACCATTGGGAATTATGCCTCG GTCTTGATGGCACAGAAGATTGCAAAGGAGAAAGGTTATTCTGATGTTCTCTACTTGGATGCTGTTGAGAAAAAGTATCTTGAAGAAGTATCTTCGTGTAATATTTTTGTTGTGAAG GGCAATGTTATTTCAACTCCAGCAATAAAAGGAACAATATTGCCGGGcatcacaaggaaaagtataattgATGTTGCTCTGAGTAAAGGCTTCCAG GTTGAGGAGCGGCTTGTGTCGGTGGATGAGTTGCTCGATGCCGACGAAGTGTTCTGCACGGGGACCGCCGTCGTAGTGTCTCCCGTAGGTAGCATTACATATCAAGGGAAAAG GATAGAGTATGCTGGCAACCAAGGAGTCGGCGCGGTGTCTCGGCAACTGTACACCTCGCTGACAAGCGTCCAGATGGGCCAGGTGGAGGACCCCATGGGCTGGACCGTGCAACTGAATTAG
- the LOC119338682 gene encoding uncharacterized protein LOC119338682: MGKRSNRRSAAQDDTNVGCVWGLMRMVYFRRDPRFLMDAKQAGGRHKLREITDGRDLGKRPRDFEEIEKDDNIENGPLQQPTVKKLMEDELGRVNLLRTVPNNEVQRRLAHLGNDLSLDRNSEHTNNTTRTLNDSTDISVSRLSGSVDSEGSKSLNHSEYDLESVLASFLGEIYRCHNECPHDDCKSNSELCPSLKSLIHKKLNDLSNLQSNIDCEQPQESKGEKLLGGNGISSSRTVQSKEFKDALEILGSNKELFLKVLQKPNSHMLDNIRNHQNSRLTTKLEPNKNLGETNSLEETRGSNHDLSAPAQAKESKHMFFWRKDKSKIKQMLPEGINGSQPVSKIVILKPNPGKGIDQTVTSSARYLHQQPSTSQTPEYSGRETSKFSIKEVRRRFRIVTGETRRERNAAPADDLQRVSRWHSMIATKKSSGYHTQGSLADKSASNFKNDIARPSTSSKQKQQNGSETEISGRIAVPQDDSIFYKEAKKHLTDMLKDNNKSGNYPTAQVSKSLEGMLSLPHCDVSSPRNSRSGKCHTDLSPEETDSCLVPMVDSEETTQESCQSWDDSLSNTAHCPTVAVDDQVVVQDKCSMKEEPQEGQGDVTDVVDTTCIEEIGKIDCSETICNTQSISAELCRDSPQPDMIEKAEQGKEPVQILLSYPESIVELEQQEPGTPEPRASAKFISDCSPELSHDKQEQPSPVSVLDSFYEDVADPECENIKQCDLHEELRGALYFPDNESDLKVFWEDKSIRLDYIKLVLELSELCAEQNLEVWYLEDELISPCLLEELPNQGDQIDDLKILFDCICEALTEIQERYFRLSSWLSFLKHDIRAPPMGEDLVAEVDKYVDDYLRHSFPSTLDHTIKKDFEVRTWMDIRSKTEGIVVEIWEFVLDELIDEAVFDLWI; this comes from the exons ATGGGGAAGCGAAGCAACAGGCGGTCCGCGGCGCAGGACGACACCAATGTCGGCTGCGTCTGGGGCCTAATGCGAATGGTCTATTTCCGCCGCGACCCCAGATTCCTGATGGACGCGAAGCAGGCGGGCGGGAGGCATAAGCTCCGGGAGATCACAG ACGGAAGGGACTTGGGGAAGAGGCCTCGGGATTTTGAGGAAATAGAAAAAGATGAT AACATAGAAAACGGCCCTTTGCAGCAACCAACCGTCAAAAAACTTATGGAGGACGAATTGGGGCGTGTGAATCTTTTGAGGACAGTTCCAAACAATGAGGTTCAGAGAAGATTGGCTCATCTGGGAAATGATCTATCTCTTGATAgaaattcagagcatacaaataacACAACACGAACTTTAAATGACAGCACGGATATCTCCGTGTCTCGTTTATCTGGATCAGTGGATTCTGAGGGTTCCAAGAGCTTGAACCACAGTGAATATGATCTCGAATCTGTCTTGGCAAGCTTCTTAGGTGAGATTTATAGGTGCCACAATGAATGTCCACATGATGATTGCAAGAGTAATAGTGAATTGTGTCCTTCATTGAAGTCCCTAATCCATAAGAAGCTTAATGACTTAAGCAATCTTCAATCCAATATTGATTGTGAGCAACCTCAAGAGAGCAAGGGAGAAAAGCTACTGGGTGGTAATGGCATTTCTAGCAGCAGGACAGTTCAGTCCAAGGAATTCAAGGATGCACTGGAGATACTGGGTTCGAACAAGGAACTTTTCCTGAAGGTGCTTCAGAAGCCTAATTCACATATGTTGGACAATATCAGAAACCACCAAAACAGTAGATTGACAACCAAGTTAGAGCCCAATAAAAATCTTGGAGAAACTAATTCCCTTGAAGAGACAAGAGGCTCAAATCATGACTTGTCTGCACCGGCACAGGCTAAGGAGAGCAAACATATGTTCTTCTGGAGGAAAGACAAGTCGAAAATAAAGCAGATGCTGCCAGAAGGAATTAATGGATCTCAGCCTGTTAGCAAAATAGTTATTCTGAAGCCAAATCCAGGAAAAGGAATTGATCAGACAGTGACAAGCAGTGCAAGATATTTACATCAGCAACCTAGTACCTCTCAAACTCCAGAGTACAGTGGGAGGGAAACCTCAAAATTTTCAATCAAAGAAGTCAGGAGGAGATTCAGAATTGTGACTGGTGAGACAAGAAGAGAAAGAAATGCAGCACCTGCAGACGACCTTCAAAGAGTTTCACGTTGGCATTCCATGATTGCAACGAAGAAGAGTTCTGGGTATCACACACAAGGGAGCTTGGCAGACAAATCTGCATCAAATTTTAAGAACGACATCGCCAGACCTTCAACGAGCAGCAAGCAAAAGCAACAAAATGGCAGCGAGACTGAAATTAGTGGTCGTATAGCAGTGCCACAAGATGATTCTATCTTCTACAAGGAGGCTAAGAAGCATTTAACAGATATGCTAAAGGATAACAATAAGTCCGGCAACTATCCAACAGCCCAGGTCTCAAAATCCCTGGAAGGAATGCTTTCGCTCCCTCACTGCGATGTGTCATCTCCTAGGAATAGCCGTAGTGGAAAATGCCACACTGATCTCTCACCTGAAGAGACAGACTCTTGCCTTGTACCCATGGTTGACAGTGAAGAAACCACACAAGAGAGCTGTCAATCATGGGACGACTCACTGAGCAACACTGCACATTGTCCTACTGTAGCAGTTGATGATCAGGTGGTTGTTCAGGACAAATGTAGCATGAAAGAAGAACCACAAGAAG GACAAGGAGATGTTACTGATGTGGTAGACACGACATGTATTGAAGAAATTGGCAAAATAGATTGTTCTGAAACAATATGCAACACACAATCCATCTCAGCAGAACTATGCAGAGATAGCCCGCAGCCA GATATGATAGAGAAAGCAGAGCAAGGAAAAGAACCTGTTCAAATCTTGTTGAGCTATCCTGAGAGCATTGTTGAATTGGAGCAGCAAGAACCAGGAACACCTGAACCAAGAGCATCGGCCAAATTTATCTCAGATTGTTCCCCCGAGCTAAGCCATGACAAGCAAGAACAGCCCAGTCCTGTGTCTGTTCTTGATTCATTCTATGAAGATGTTGCAGATCCTGAATGCGAAAACATTAAACAAT GTGATCTGCATGAAGAGTTGCGTGGAGCCCTGTACTTCCCAGATAACGAATCAGATCTAAAGGTCTTTTGGGAGGACAAGAGCATCCGGTTAGACTATATAAAGTTGGTTTTGGAGCTCTCAGAATTATGTGCTGAACAGAATTTAGAGGTATGGTATCTGGAGGATGAATTAATCAGCCCTTGCCTGTTGGAAGAACTACCGAATCAAGGTGATCAAATAGACGATCTGAAAATTCTGTTTGACTGTATCTGCGAAGCTCTAACAGAGATCCAGGAGAGATATTTTAGGCTCTCTTCTTGGTTGTCGTTTCTCAAACACGACATACGGGCACCTCCAATGGGAGAAGACCTCGTCGCAGAAGTTGACAAATATGTCGATGATTACCTCCGACATAGTTTTCCAAGTACATTAGATCATACAATAAAAAAGGATTTCGAAGTTCGGACATGGATGGACATTCGGTCGAAGACTGAAGGTATCGTTGTGGAGATATGGGAGTTTGTGTTAGACGAACTTATCGATGAGGCTGTTTTCGATTTGTGGATTTGA
- the LOC119306068 gene encoding rop guanine nucleotide exchange factor 3-like, translated as MADSSSSPSVSLSDESSEAEAQCCSSSSTAPSLHDTVDFSRTASDVSTFSERSVDHSGPFGTAAVSKLIGGRGSPAAALSRLSMKPRADVLDRRSAEDELDLVKERFSKLLLGEDMSGGGKGVCTAVAISNAITNLYATVFGNCHKLEPLPAGKKTMWRREMDCLLAVCDYIVEFYPSTQPLSDGTRVEVMATRPRSDIYINLPALEKLDAMLIEIMDSFQKAEFWYADAGTRSFGSVTSSSSPSSSFRRSTTTTTQRNEEKWWVPVPCVPEGGLSVKARKELRQRRDCANQIHKAAVAINSGVLSDMEVPESFMALLPKSGKASVGDAVYRAMHSSDKFSPDYLLDCVDVSSEHEALALADRVEAAMYVWRRKATASHGVGRSAQWSRVKELAAAADDGGEGGKNVALAGRAESLLLCIKHRFPGLSQTTLDTSKIQFNKDVGQAILESYSRVLESLAFNIVSWTDEVLFADKAARK; from the exons ATGGCTGACAGCAGCAGCAGCCCGTCGGTCTCATTGTCCGACGAGAGCTCCGAGGCAGAGGCGCAGTGCTGCTCGTCGTCGTCCACGGCGCCGAGCCTGCACGACACGGTGGACTTCAGCCGCACCGCCTCGGACGTGTCCACCTTCTCGGAGCGCAGCGTTGACCACAGCGGGCCCTTCGGGACGGCCGCCGTGTCCAAGCTCATCGGCGGCCGCGGCTCCCCCGCCGCCGCGCTCAGCCGGCTCAGCATGAAGCCCCGCGCCGACGTGCTCGACCGCCGCTCCGCCGAGGACGAGCTGGACCTGGTCAAGGAGAGGTTCTCCAAGCTGCTGCTGGGcgaggacatgtccggcggcggcaaGGGCGTGTGCACCGCTGTCGCCATCTCCAACGCCATCACCAACCTCTACGCGACGGTCTTCGGGAACTGCCACAAGCTGGAGCCGCTGCCGGCGGGGAAGAAGACCATGTGGAGGAGGGAGATGGACTGCCTCCTCGCCGTCTGCGACTACATCGTCGAGTTCTACCCCTCCACGCAGCCGCTCTCCGACGGCACCCGCGTCGAGGTCATGGCCACCAGGCCAAGATCCGACATCTACATCAACCTCCCCGCCCTCGAGAAGCTCGACGCCATGCTCATC GAGATCATGGACAGCTTCCAGAAGGCGGAGTTCTGGTACGCGGACGCCGGGACGAGGTCGTTCGGGTCGGTGACCTCGTCgtcctcgccgtcgtcgtcgttcCGGCGGTCGACGACAACGACGACCCAGCGGAACGAGGAGAAGTGGTGGGTGCCGGTGCCGTGCGTCCCGGAGGGCGGGCTGTCCGTGAAGGCGCGCAAGGAGCTCCGTCAGAGGCGCGACTGCGCGAACCAGATCCACAAGGCGGCCGTGGCCATCAACAGCGGCGTGCTGAGCGACATGGAGGTGCCGGAGTCGTTCATGGCGCTGCTCCCGAAGAGCGGCAAGGCGAGCGTCGGGGACGCGGTGTACCGCGCCATGCACAGCTCCGACAAGTTCTCGCCGGACTACCTGCTGGACTGCGTGGACGTGTCGTCGGAGCACGAGGCGCTGGCGCTGGCCGACCGGGTGGAGGCGGCCATGTACGTGTGGCGGCGCAAGGCGACCGCGAGCCACGGCGTCGGCAGGTCGGCGCAGTGGAGCAGGGTCAAGGAGCTCGCCGCGGCCGCcgacgacggcggcgagggcggcaaGAACGTGGCCCTGGCCGGCAGGGCCGAGAGCCTCCTCCTCTGCATCAAGCACCGCTTCCCCGGCCTCTCCCAGACCACCCTCGACACCAGCAAGATCCAGTTCAACAAG GATGTTGGGCAGGCGATCCTGGAGAGCTACTCGAGGGTGCTGGAGAGCCTGGCGTTCAACATCGTCTCGTGGACGGACGAGGTTCTTTTTGCCGACAAGGCTGCCAGGAAATAA